A stretch of Microbacterium sp. 4R-513 DNA encodes these proteins:
- a CDS encoding ester cyclase: protein MEPWEMREWYADYLDACNRHDLDAVRGFVDPSVRRAHLPGGADAWVADLDDLFRAFPDWRWRRIQLVVEEDRIAAHLRAGGTHVGDFRGIAPTRRHVNVAEFAMYRVANGRIAEFSGGGYEFELLAQLGAPRV, encoded by the coding sequence GTGGAGCCCTGGGAGATGCGCGAGTGGTACGCCGACTACCTCGACGCCTGCAATCGCCACGATCTCGACGCCGTTCGCGGATTCGTCGACCCGTCGGTGCGCCGCGCCCACCTTCCCGGCGGGGCCGACGCGTGGGTCGCCGACCTGGACGACCTCTTCCGCGCCTTCCCCGACTGGCGCTGGCGGCGCATCCAGCTCGTCGTCGAGGAGGACCGCATCGCCGCGCACCTCCGCGCCGGCGGCACGCATGTCGGAGACTTCCGCGGAATCGCCCCCACCCGCCGTCATGTCAACGTCGCCGAGTTCGCGATGTACCGCGTGGCGAACGGCCGCATCGCGGAGTTCTCCGGCGGCGGCTACGAGTTCGAGCTGCTCGCGCAGCTCGGCGCCCCGCGCGTCTAG
- a CDS encoding serine dehydratase beta chain encodes MSAYVSAFELFSIGVGPSSSHTVGPMRAARDFAARLLDAGLLDRVARVTCTLYGSLGATGIGHGTPDAVVAGLRGEDPATVDPDAVRRAWSDWPGGSLLLAGVHDVDFAKDDIVFAPRTRLPGHPNAMTLSALDAAGAALAEETYYSVGGGFIRRDGEPARVASHPFPLAFDNAEELLAICDEHGLTIAEAARINEEALRSEAEVAAGLDAIWDAMSACIEAGLAADGELPGMLRVEAPRGGDPGPARGCRGQRAP; translated from the coding sequence GTGAGCGCTTACGTCTCGGCGTTCGAGCTGTTCTCCATCGGTGTAGGACCCTCGAGCTCCCACACGGTCGGCCCCATGCGCGCCGCCCGCGACTTCGCCGCGCGTCTTCTCGACGCCGGTCTGCTGGATCGTGTCGCCCGCGTGACGTGCACCTTGTACGGCTCGCTCGGTGCGACCGGCATCGGGCACGGGACACCGGACGCCGTGGTGGCCGGGCTCCGCGGCGAGGATCCGGCGACGGTGGATCCGGATGCGGTCCGCCGAGCGTGGAGCGACTGGCCGGGCGGGTCGCTGCTGCTCGCCGGCGTGCACGATGTGGACTTCGCGAAGGACGACATCGTCTTCGCGCCCCGGACTCGGCTGCCGGGGCATCCGAATGCCATGACGCTCTCGGCGCTCGACGCGGCCGGCGCGGCGCTCGCCGAAGAGACGTACTACTCGGTCGGCGGCGGCTTCATCCGTCGCGACGGAGAGCCGGCGCGGGTCGCGTCGCACCCGTTCCCGCTGGCCTTCGACAACGCCGAGGAGCTGCTCGCGATCTGCGACGAGCACGGCCTCACCATCGCCGAGGCCGCGCGAATCAACGAAGAGGCGCTGCGGAGCGAGGCCGAGGTCGCGGCAGGCCTGGATGCGATCTGGGACGCGATGTCGGCCTGCATCGAGGCGGGCCTGGCCGCCGACGGGGAGCTTCCGGGCATGCTGCGCGTCGAAGCGCCGCGCGGCGGCGATCCGGGCCCAGCTCGAGGATGCCGAGGCCAGCGGGCACCGTGA
- a CDS encoding methylmalonyl-CoA epimerase: MQLVQIAQHADDLERAAAFYGGLLDAEPTGYFDPPGLLFFDLDGVRLLLDQKAPSSLLYLRVDNVHEAIERLGADVEVVSHPHVIFTHEDDTLGPANHEEWQAFIRDSEGNTIGLIAFQRRR, translated from the coding sequence ATGCAACTCGTGCAGATCGCTCAGCACGCCGATGACCTCGAACGCGCCGCGGCGTTCTACGGAGGGCTGCTCGACGCCGAGCCGACGGGCTATTTCGATCCGCCCGGACTGCTCTTCTTCGACCTCGACGGCGTGCGGCTCCTCCTCGACCAGAAAGCGCCGTCGTCGCTGCTGTACCTGCGCGTCGACAACGTGCATGAGGCCATTGAGCGGCTCGGCGCCGACGTCGAGGTCGTGTCGCACCCCCACGTCATCTTCACCCACGAGGACGACACCCTCGGGCCCGCGAACCACGAGGAGTGGCAGGCGTTCATCCGCGACTCCGAGGGCAACACGATCGGGCTGATCGCCTTCCAGCGCCGGCGCTGA
- a CDS encoding FAD-dependent oxidoreductase, which yields MQTVFERRPPRASVVRHSLASTRQGVFWLDDVERPRHPSLSDSRTADLVVVGAGYTGLWTALRAKERDPGRRVVVLDAGRVGWAASGRNGGFCEASITHGEENGRRRWPDELETLERLGRRNLDEIGQTVERYGMDAEFERTGTLSVAVEPHEVDWLAEEEGYLDAAATRALVDSPTYLAGAWERDDTALVHPGKLALELARIAGDLGVEIFEGSRVTGIDDDGSAVVVRTPAGSVRAERVALATNVFPSLLKRTRLLTVPVYDYVLMTEPLSAEQRRAIGWEGRQGIADLANQFHYYRQTADGRILFGGYDAVYHPGGRIRAGYENRPETFERLASHFFTTFPQLEDLRFTHRWAGAIDTCSRFCAFYGLARKGRVAYAAGFTGLGVGASRFASDVMLDLLAGEKTERTELKMVREKPIPFPPEPAASIGVSLMKRAMDRADHQEGRRGLFLRTMDAVGMGFDS from the coding sequence ATGCAGACGGTCTTCGAACGCCGCCCGCCGCGGGCGAGCGTCGTGCGGCACTCCCTCGCCTCGACGCGGCAGGGGGTGTTCTGGCTCGACGATGTCGAGCGGCCGAGGCATCCGTCCCTCTCGGACTCCCGCACAGCCGACCTCGTCGTCGTCGGAGCCGGATACACGGGCCTGTGGACCGCGCTCCGCGCGAAGGAGCGCGACCCGGGGCGGCGGGTCGTCGTCCTCGACGCGGGCCGCGTCGGGTGGGCCGCCTCGGGCCGCAACGGAGGCTTCTGCGAGGCGAGCATCACCCACGGCGAGGAGAACGGGCGGCGGCGCTGGCCCGATGAGCTCGAGACGCTCGAGCGGCTCGGCCGCCGGAACCTCGACGAGATCGGCCAGACCGTCGAGCGCTACGGGATGGACGCCGAGTTCGAGCGCACCGGTACCCTGTCGGTGGCGGTGGAGCCGCACGAGGTCGATTGGCTCGCGGAGGAGGAGGGATATCTGGATGCCGCGGCCACCCGCGCGCTCGTCGACTCGCCCACCTACCTCGCCGGCGCCTGGGAGCGCGACGACACCGCCCTCGTGCACCCGGGCAAGCTCGCCCTAGAGCTCGCCCGCATTGCGGGGGACCTGGGCGTCGAGATCTTCGAGGGCTCCCGGGTGACGGGGATCGACGACGACGGCTCGGCCGTCGTGGTCCGCACCCCCGCCGGATCCGTCCGCGCCGAGCGGGTCGCGCTCGCGACCAACGTCTTCCCCTCGCTGCTCAAGCGCACGCGCCTGCTCACCGTGCCGGTCTACGACTACGTCCTGATGACCGAGCCGCTCTCGGCGGAGCAGCGTCGCGCGATCGGGTGGGAGGGCCGCCAGGGCATCGCCGACCTCGCCAACCAGTTCCACTACTACCGGCAGACCGCCGACGGCCGGATCCTGTTCGGCGGCTACGATGCCGTCTACCATCCGGGGGGCCGCATCCGCGCCGGGTACGAGAACCGTCCCGAGACGTTCGAACGCCTCGCGAGCCACTTCTTCACGACGTTCCCGCAGCTCGAGGACTTGCGATTCACTCATCGGTGGGCGGGCGCCATCGACACCTGCTCGCGCTTCTGCGCCTTCTACGGGCTCGCCCGCAAGGGGCGGGTCGCCTACGCCGCGGGCTTCACGGGACTCGGGGTCGGGGCATCCCGTTTCGCCTCCGACGTCATGCTCGATCTCCTCGCGGGCGAGAAGACCGAGCGGACCGAGCTGAAGATGGTGCGCGAGAAGCCCATCCCGTTCCCACCGGAACCAGCCGCCTCGATCGGCGTCTCCCTGATGAAGCGGGCCATGGATCGCGCAGACCACCAGGAGGGCCGGCGCGGTCTCTTCCTTCGGACCATGGATGCCGTCGGCATGGGGTTCGACTCGTGA
- a CDS encoding glycosyltransferase family 39 protein — MTAVAEPVLRSPLSSRRPVAAHRALLWTSVVMGVFAAVVSATGSWIPSLWGDEAASVLSAMRPPESLVAMLGHVDAVHGAYYFGLQLWVDLFGAEPFAVRLPSAIAVGVAGGAVTWICGRFGSLRFAIVAGLLAAILPRLTYAGEEARAYAFDAALATLLCVVVVEIMRRDAPSRRWWVAYAAVLAVGIYTFLYLALMVVVVGVALALDPRSRSQLRRWAVASGAAVLAASPVIVLAFLQRKQIAFLEHRDRVTFSAVLVKMWFGALPFAVLAWALILLAIVGLVIHSRRGRGIGGSLEILALLWLVLPMGILIAANPITAIYTPRYGTFSAPAAAILMACGVRQLARQRWAAALAVAAAVLIAAPIWVGQREPWAKNKSDWNDIAATVATHARPGDAIVFDDSVRPSRRPRLALDTNPDEFQAVTDATLKTSYADSSSWHSSDYSVAEAAAMGRFVDVKRVWVVEYMTKGEANTYGIADLEALGFQQVDEVRLHSTMVLLFTRP, encoded by the coding sequence ATGACGGCCGTCGCCGAGCCGGTCCTGCGCTCTCCGCTCTCGTCGCGCCGGCCCGTCGCCGCCCACCGGGCACTGCTCTGGACGTCGGTCGTCATGGGCGTGTTCGCCGCCGTCGTCAGTGCGACGGGCTCGTGGATCCCCTCGCTGTGGGGGGATGAAGCCGCGAGCGTGCTCTCGGCGATGCGTCCACCCGAGTCGCTCGTCGCGATGCTCGGGCACGTGGACGCCGTCCACGGCGCCTACTACTTCGGACTGCAGCTGTGGGTCGATCTCTTCGGAGCCGAGCCGTTCGCCGTGCGTCTGCCGTCGGCGATCGCGGTCGGGGTGGCCGGGGGCGCGGTCACCTGGATCTGCGGCCGCTTCGGCTCCCTGCGCTTCGCCATCGTGGCGGGGCTTCTCGCCGCCATCCTCCCGCGTCTGACGTATGCCGGAGAGGAGGCCCGGGCATACGCCTTCGACGCGGCGCTCGCGACCCTCCTGTGCGTCGTGGTCGTCGAGATCATGAGAAGGGATGCCCCGTCCCGCCGGTGGTGGGTCGCCTACGCCGCCGTGCTGGCCGTCGGCATCTACACGTTCCTCTACCTGGCGCTGATGGTCGTCGTCGTCGGTGTCGCACTCGCGCTGGACCCCAGGAGCCGCTCGCAGCTGCGGCGGTGGGCGGTCGCCTCGGGTGCCGCCGTCCTGGCGGCATCGCCGGTCATCGTCCTCGCCTTCCTTCAGCGCAAGCAGATCGCCTTCCTCGAGCACCGCGACCGCGTCACCTTCTCAGCGGTGCTCGTGAAGATGTGGTTCGGTGCGCTTCCCTTCGCGGTGCTCGCCTGGGCGCTCATCCTCCTGGCGATCGTGGGCCTCGTCATCCACAGCCGGCGCGGGCGAGGGATCGGCGGGAGCCTTGAGATCCTCGCGCTCCTGTGGCTCGTGCTGCCCATGGGCATCCTCATCGCGGCGAACCCCATCACGGCGATCTACACGCCGCGCTACGGCACCTTCTCCGCGCCCGCCGCCGCGATCCTCATGGCCTGCGGCGTCCGCCAGCTCGCGCGCCAACGCTGGGCCGCGGCGCTTGCGGTGGCCGCGGCGGTCCTCATCGCGGCGCCCATCTGGGTTGGTCAGCGCGAGCCGTGGGCGAAGAACAAGTCGGACTGGAACGACATCGCGGCTACGGTCGCGACCCACGCACGGCCCGGTGACGCGATCGTCTTCGACGATTCGGTGCGCCCGTCCCGGCGCCCCCGGCTGGCCTTGGACACGAACCCCGACGAGTTCCAGGCGGTGACCGATGCGACCCTCAAGACGTCGTACGCCGACAGCTCGTCATGGCACTCGTCGGACTACTCCGTCGCCGAAGCGGCTGCGATGGGCCGGTTCGTCGACGTCAAGCGTGTATGGGTCGTCGAGTATATGACGAAAGGCGAGGCCAACACCTACGGCATCGCGGACCTCGAGGCCCTGGGATTCCAGCAGGTCGACGAGGTGCGGCTGCACAGCACGATGGTCCTGCTCTTCACACGGCCCTAG
- a CDS encoding D-alanyl-D-alanine carboxypeptidase, with translation MTTDQPSPDEFSTLADLIGDEREFARRATDTDPRVRRRRRLRRSIIALVVILLLVGVPSGYTAWALTAPLAPPVATVQQPPPVLTAPDALAMPAEGASAISVSGGDVYLGPTASGIWTTSGSDEPRPIASITKLITALVVLDAKPLATADDAGPIITFDKAANDLYDKYYLMGATIAAMPTGTRMSQRDALAMMIIPSASNYAEAVSTWAYGSQSSFLRAARAWLAANGLTGTTIVEPTGISPENTSTPTDLIALGRLAASHPVIAKLASTSSLAIEGVGAFGNTNSLLGSSGVTGLKTGNLGEGAFTLLYSATIDVGADQPLGVIGVVLGGASRQSVDHDVVALLDSIRAGFHDVTVATRGQQIGTFTTPWGGSARMVLAKDASVFTWSDTPITMNVQTVTPKRYAQDEEIGSITWTAGPNSTTVPIVIEGTIAPPTDWWRLTHPSELGAG, from the coding sequence GTGACGACCGACCAGCCCTCCCCCGACGAGTTCTCGACTCTCGCCGACCTGATCGGCGACGAGCGGGAGTTCGCGCGCCGCGCGACCGACACCGATCCGCGGGTCCGCCGGCGGCGCAGGCTCCGGCGGTCCATCATCGCCCTCGTCGTGATCCTGCTCCTGGTGGGCGTCCCGAGCGGCTACACGGCATGGGCGCTCACGGCGCCCCTCGCACCGCCCGTTGCGACGGTCCAACAGCCGCCGCCTGTCCTCACGGCGCCGGACGCACTCGCGATGCCGGCCGAAGGCGCGTCGGCGATCAGCGTCTCGGGCGGCGACGTCTACCTCGGCCCCACGGCGAGCGGCATCTGGACCACGAGCGGATCGGACGAGCCGCGGCCGATCGCGAGCATCACGAAGCTGATCACCGCCCTCGTCGTACTCGACGCCAAGCCGCTCGCGACCGCCGACGACGCGGGCCCGATCATCACCTTCGACAAGGCCGCCAACGATCTGTACGACAAGTACTACCTGATGGGCGCGACGATCGCGGCGATGCCGACGGGCACCCGGATGTCGCAGCGCGACGCCCTCGCGATGATGATCATCCCCTCGGCGAGCAACTACGCCGAAGCCGTGTCGACCTGGGCGTACGGGTCGCAGAGCTCGTTCCTGCGCGCCGCGCGCGCGTGGCTCGCCGCCAACGGCCTGACCGGCACGACCATCGTCGAGCCGACGGGGATCAGCCCCGAGAACACGAGCACGCCGACGGATCTGATCGCGCTCGGCAGGCTCGCGGCATCCCATCCGGTGATCGCGAAGCTCGCGTCCACCAGCTCTCTCGCCATCGAGGGCGTCGGCGCCTTCGGCAACACCAACAGCCTGCTCGGCAGCAGCGGCGTCACGGGGCTCAAGACCGGCAACCTGGGCGAGGGCGCGTTCACCCTGCTGTACTCCGCCACGATCGACGTGGGCGCGGATCAGCCGCTCGGTGTCATCGGCGTCGTGCTGGGCGGCGCGTCGCGGCAATCGGTCGATCACGACGTCGTGGCCCTGCTCGACAGCATCCGCGCCGGCTTCCACGATGTGACCGTCGCCACGCGCGGCCAGCAGATCGGCACATTCACCACCCCGTGGGGCGGCAGCGCCCGCATGGTGCTGGCGAAGGATGCCTCCGTGTTCACGTGGTCCGACACACCGATCACGATGAACGTGCAGACGGTGACGCCCAAGCGCTACGCGCAGGACGAAGAGATCGGCAGCATCACGTGGACGGCCGGGCCGAACTCCACGACGGTTCCCATCGTGATCGAGGGGACGATCGCGCCGCCGACCG
- a CDS encoding MarR family winged helix-turn-helix transcriptional regulator: protein MSDRRLAIDAWESLFRAQHEIFGDINDDFDAGTLSQAEYDVLLTVTRGDGMTARLRDVTANMLISQPSVSRLVDRMVARGLISKCPDPDDGRGALVRATEDGAAAFRRIASLHGRAIAERMSVLDDAELAQLRELTAKLRKPKPADDC from the coding sequence ATGAGCGACCGGCGACTCGCGATCGACGCGTGGGAGAGCCTGTTCCGTGCCCAGCACGAGATCTTCGGCGACATCAACGACGACTTCGATGCGGGAACCCTCTCGCAGGCGGAGTACGACGTGCTGCTCACCGTCACGCGCGGAGACGGCATGACGGCCCGCCTGCGCGACGTCACGGCGAACATGCTCATCAGCCAGCCGAGCGTGTCGCGCCTCGTCGACCGCATGGTCGCGCGGGGGCTCATCTCGAAATGCCCCGACCCCGACGACGGACGCGGGGCTCTCGTCCGCGCGACGGAGGACGGCGCCGCGGCCTTCCGGCGGATCGCGTCACTCCACGGGCGGGCGATCGCCGAGCGGATGTCGGTGCTCGACGACGCCGAGCTGGCTCAGTTGCGTGAGCTCACCGCGAAGCTGCGCAAGCCGAAGCCCGCAGACGACTGCTGA
- a CDS encoding Hsp20/alpha crystallin family protein, whose protein sequence is MAQYDPFRDLDRLASGLLDARRGPRRMPMDLYRDGDHYVLTADMPGIDPGSVDIDVDGQLLTIRAERTLTTGEGVKWITREREAVSFLRQLNLGQGIDTDRITANYNNGVLSVTIPVSEKAKPRKIEVTSEAEQPTIMAHESEPQPVEQ, encoded by the coding sequence ATGGCCCAGTACGACCCGTTCCGCGACCTCGACCGCCTCGCTTCCGGCCTTCTCGACGCACGCCGCGGCCCCCGCCGCATGCCGATGGACCTGTACCGTGACGGCGACCACTACGTGCTGACCGCCGACATGCCCGGCATCGACCCGGGCTCGGTCGACATCGACGTCGACGGCCAGCTGCTGACGATCCGCGCCGAGCGCACGCTCACGACGGGCGAGGGCGTCAAGTGGATCACCCGCGAGCGCGAGGCCGTCAGCTTCCTCCGGCAGCTCAACCTCGGCCAGGGCATCGACACCGACCGCATCACCGCCAACTACAACAACGGCGTGCTGAGCGTCACGATCCCCGTCAGCGAGAAGGCGAAGCCGCGCAAGATCGAGGTGACCTCCGAGGCGGAGCAGCCGACGATCATGGCGCACGAGAGCGAGCCCCAGCCGGTCGAGCAGTGA
- a CDS encoding L-serine ammonia-lyase, iron-sulfur-dependent, subunit alpha, whose amino-acid sequence MRAQLEDAEASGHRELPGEWLGAFALAVNEENASGGRVVTAPTNGAAGILPAVAMYWWRFLADSGLGVGNAVTPHGELVGSALLGFAARQQLGPIVPDAVDDELIAEANRRRGIRRFLLTATALGSLFKANASISGAEGGCQAEVGSACAMAAGGLTAVMGGTNRQIENAAEIAMEHHLGLTCDPVGGLVQIPCIERNAIAASTAVTAARLALRGDGQHYVSLDAVVETMRQTGIDMSHKYKETSEGGLAVNVIEC is encoded by the coding sequence ATCCGGGCCCAGCTCGAGGATGCCGAGGCCAGCGGGCACCGTGAGCTTCCGGGGGAGTGGCTCGGGGCCTTCGCCCTGGCCGTCAATGAGGAGAACGCGTCGGGCGGGCGCGTCGTGACGGCACCGACAAACGGCGCGGCGGGGATCCTGCCCGCCGTCGCGATGTATTGGTGGCGCTTCCTCGCCGACTCCGGGCTCGGCGTCGGCAATGCCGTGACGCCCCACGGCGAGCTCGTCGGCAGCGCCCTCCTCGGGTTCGCGGCGCGGCAGCAGCTCGGGCCGATCGTCCCCGACGCCGTGGACGACGAGCTCATCGCCGAGGCGAACCGCCGCCGGGGCATCCGCCGCTTCCTCCTCACCGCCACCGCACTGGGCTCGCTGTTCAAGGCGAACGCCTCGATCTCGGGTGCCGAGGGCGGCTGCCAGGCCGAAGTCGGGTCGGCGTGCGCGATGGCGGCGGGCGGTCTCACCGCGGTGATGGGTGGCACGAACCGCCAGATCGAGAACGCCGCCGAGATCGCGATGGAGCACCACCTCGGCCTCACGTGCGACCCGGTCGGCGGGCTCGTGCAGATCCCGTGCATCGAGCGGAACGCCATCGCGGCGTCGACGGCGGTCACCGCCGCGCGCCTCGCGCTCCGCGGCGACGGGCAGCACTACGTCTCGCTCGACGCCGTGGTCGAGACGATGCGTCAGACCGGCATCGACATGTCGCACAAGTACAAGGAGACGAGCGAGGGCGGTCTCGCGGTCAACGTCATCGAGTGCTGA
- a CDS encoding ABC transporter ATP-binding protein, which translates to MAEASVNAVEVRGLRVRRGTTDVFRGLDLDIPRGQITGLMGPSGCGKTTLMRSIVGVQKIAGGTVAVLGDPAGTHVQRRRVAYDTQAASVYGDLTIQQNLRYFARIIGAPSSDVDRVIAQVGLADQAKQTVDSLSGGQEKRVSLAVAMLGDPDLVVLDEPTVGLDPLLRSELWEIFRTVAETGTTIIVSSHVMDEALRCDRIVLLRSGRIIADTTPSRLLSDTGAPDPDSAFLALIERDAAARAHGDGHHPRTRREAREEAAE; encoded by the coding sequence GTGGCTGAGGCATCCGTCAACGCCGTCGAGGTGCGCGGCCTGCGCGTGCGCCGCGGCACGACCGACGTGTTCCGGGGGCTCGACCTCGACATCCCGCGCGGACAGATCACCGGCCTGATGGGTCCGTCGGGCTGCGGCAAGACGACGCTCATGCGGTCCATCGTGGGTGTGCAGAAGATCGCGGGTGGGACCGTCGCTGTTCTCGGCGACCCCGCCGGCACGCACGTGCAGCGTCGGCGGGTGGCCTACGACACCCAGGCCGCGTCAGTGTACGGCGACCTGACGATCCAGCAGAACCTCCGTTACTTCGCACGCATCATCGGCGCGCCCTCGAGCGACGTGGACCGCGTCATCGCCCAGGTGGGGCTCGCCGACCAGGCGAAGCAGACCGTCGATTCGCTCAGCGGCGGACAGGAGAAGCGCGTCTCGCTCGCCGTGGCGATGCTCGGCGATCCCGACCTCGTCGTCCTCGACGAGCCGACCGTGGGACTCGACCCCCTGCTGCGATCGGAGCTGTGGGAGATCTTCCGCACCGTCGCGGAGACGGGCACGACCATCATCGTCTCGAGCCACGTGATGGACGAGGCCCTCCGCTGCGACCGCATCGTGCTGCTGCGCTCGGGCCGCATCATCGCCGACACGACCCCCTCGAGGCTGCTCTCCGATACGGGGGCCCCCGATCCGGATTCCGCGTTCCTCGCGCTCATCGAACGGGATGCCGCGGCTCGCGCCCACGGTGACGGCCACCACCCGCGCACCCGCCGAGAGGCGCGCGAGGAGGCGGCCGAGTGA
- a CDS encoding ABC transporter permease: MNGVRTFATAGRVLRQLSHDPRSIALMLIAPSLLVGLFAWLFSEQDGVFDIYGPPILALFPFIIMFLITSITTLRERRSGTLERLMTTPLGKADFIVGYALAFGLMAVLQAVVTVSFAVWVCGLETDGPVWQLGLVAVTDAVLGMALGLLASAFARTEFQAVQFMPLIVFPQILLGGLFMPRDQMPDALYTISKFLPLSYAIDAINAVTAGDEGWDVYGPLLVVLAFLVGALILASLTLRRRTP, translated from the coding sequence GTGAACGGCGTCCGCACCTTCGCCACCGCCGGACGGGTCCTCCGTCAGCTGAGCCACGACCCGCGGTCGATCGCCCTCATGCTGATCGCCCCGAGTCTGCTCGTCGGTCTCTTCGCCTGGCTCTTCAGTGAGCAGGACGGCGTCTTCGACATCTACGGGCCGCCGATCCTGGCGCTCTTCCCGTTCATCATCATGTTCCTCATCACGTCGATCACGACGTTGCGCGAGCGCCGGTCCGGCACGCTCGAGCGTCTGATGACGACGCCCCTCGGCAAAGCCGACTTCATCGTCGGCTACGCCCTCGCGTTCGGGCTCATGGCCGTTCTCCAGGCCGTCGTGACGGTGTCGTTCGCGGTCTGGGTGTGCGGTCTCGAGACGGACGGACCGGTGTGGCAGCTCGGGCTCGTCGCCGTGACCGATGCGGTGCTCGGCATGGCGCTAGGCCTCCTCGCGAGCGCCTTTGCGCGCACGGAGTTCCAGGCGGTGCAGTTCATGCCGCTGATCGTCTTCCCGCAGATCCTCCTGGGCGGCCTCTTCATGCCCCGGGACCAGATGCCCGACGCCCTCTACACGATCAGCAAGTTCCTGCCGCTGAGCTATGCCATCGACGCGATCAATGCCGTCACCGCGGGGGATGAGGGGTGGGACGTCTATGGACCGCTGCTGGTCGTGCTCGCCTTCCTCGTCGGCGCGCTGATCCTGGCGTCGCTGACGCTCCGGCGGAGGACGCCGTAA